One stretch of Rhizobium rhizoryzae DNA includes these proteins:
- a CDS encoding D-alanyl-D-alanine carboxypeptidase has protein sequence MSGWVRTMWRRATQAMVLTLAVAASTPALAGYAHFIMDANSGKVLDAEDADTLNHPASLTKMMTLYMVFEALHDGRLRWDQRIVMSANGARTTPTKLGLRQGETYTVREAVLGMIIKSANDVAEGIGDHLYGSEDKFAAAMTRKARQLGMSRTVFRNGSGLPDSQQVTTARDMARLGLALIRDFPQEYRLFSTQSFAFRGRTIRGHNNLMYRYKGMDGIKTGYTNASGFNLVSAVNDNGRRVIGVVLGGRTARARDAQMASLLDKAMPKAGTRAGAGLVAEAPSSPAPLFPTRLPRNNVPMPVVAQEVATTQPPRPASPAMAPVMSAPPAATVAPVRPIVAERYQPVPAAPVRSQPEQAPTQVASVSPSSASLGYAAPSKSDLAPPADLPFKTAAAPGWRVQLGATGNEGEAISLLGRAMDKLDGKFQNLTPYTETVHSGSSTLHRARFSGFSNQAAAQSACKLLSSAKFACQVVPAGG, from the coding sequence ATGAGTGGATGGGTGCGCACCATGTGGCGACGCGCGACGCAGGCAATGGTTCTGACGCTGGCGGTTGCCGCGTCCACGCCTGCACTGGCGGGATATGCGCATTTCATCATGGATGCCAATAGCGGCAAGGTTCTGGATGCCGAGGACGCCGATACGCTGAACCATCCGGCCTCGCTGACCAAGATGATGACGCTCTATATGGTGTTCGAGGCGCTGCATGACGGTCGCCTGCGCTGGGACCAGCGCATCGTGATGTCGGCCAATGGCGCGCGCACCACGCCGACCAAGCTGGGCCTCAGACAGGGCGAAACCTACACGGTGCGCGAGGCGGTTCTGGGCATGATCATAAAATCCGCCAATGACGTGGCGGAAGGAATTGGCGATCACCTCTATGGATCGGAAGACAAATTCGCTGCTGCCATGACGCGCAAGGCGCGCCAGCTCGGCATGAGCCGGACCGTGTTTCGCAATGGCTCCGGCCTGCCAGACAGCCAACAGGTGACAACAGCGCGCGACATGGCGCGGCTCGGGCTGGCGCTCATTCGCGACTTCCCGCAGGAATACCGCCTGTTTTCTACCCAGTCCTTTGCCTTTCGCGGCAGAACCATTCGTGGCCACAACAACCTGATGTATCGCTACAAGGGCATGGACGGAATCAAGACCGGCTACACCAATGCCAGCGGTTTCAACCTCGTCAGCGCCGTAAATGACAACGGCCGCCGCGTGATTGGCGTCGTGCTGGGCGGCCGCACCGCTCGCGCCCGCGATGCGCAAATGGCTTCGCTGCTGGACAAGGCCATGCCGAAGGCCGGTACACGCGCTGGTGCAGGCCTTGTGGCGGAAGCGCCCAGCAGCCCGGCGCCACTTTTCCCGACGCGCCTGCCGCGCAACAATGTGCCGATGCCGGTGGTGGCGCAGGAAGTGGCAACGACGCAGCCTCCGCGACCCGCCTCCCCTGCCATGGCTCCTGTCATGTCCGCACCGCCTGCGGCTACCGTTGCACCGGTTCGCCCGATTGTGGCCGAGCGCTATCAGCCGGTGCCAGCCGCACCTGTCCGCAGCCAGCCGGAACAGGCTCCGACACAGGTCGCGTCCGTCTCACCATCCTCTGCAAGCCTTGGCTATGCTGCGCCTTCGAAATCGGATCTCGCGCCACCGGCAGACCTGCCCTTCAAGACCGCCGCCGCTCCCGGCTGGCGCGTGCAGCTCGGTGCCACCGGCAACGAAGGCGAAGCCATCAGCCTGCTGGGCCGCGCGATGGACAAGCTCGACGGCAAGTTCCAGAACCTGACGCCCTACACGGAAACGGTTCACAGCGGCTCTTCCACCCTGCACCGCGCCCGCTTCTCCGGCTTCTCCAATCAGGCGGCGGCACAATCGGCCTGCAAGCTTCTGTCATCCGCCAAGTTCGCATGCCAGGTGGTGCCAGCGGGCGGTTGA
- a CDS encoding YihY/virulence factor BrkB family protein — translation MVDMMTAAEREHGRHAEHPGQIPFKGMKDVLYRVYVSLTQDRVMLVAAGVTFYLLLALFPAMGALVSVYGFVADPTTIADRILFLAQVMPSDGLNIFIDQLKALATEQKSALSFGLIFGLLVALWSANNGIKALFEAMNIAYGEEEKRSFFKLNLVSLTFTFGGILAAIIIIVALGVVPAMIAFLHLDETAEMLLSLLRWPLLLVLATIGICMLYRYGPSREPAKMRWLTWGAAFAALFWLLGSLGVTFYLSHVADYNATYGTLGALIGFLFWTWISAIIVILGAELNAELEHQTAMDSTTGNPKPLGQRGAVMADTVGETLT, via the coding sequence ATGGTGGATATGATGACGGCAGCGGAACGCGAACATGGGCGGCATGCGGAGCATCCGGGCCAGATCCCCTTCAAGGGCATGAAAGATGTGTTGTACCGCGTCTATGTCTCGCTGACGCAGGATCGCGTGATGCTGGTGGCGGCAGGTGTGACCTTCTACCTGCTTCTGGCGCTGTTTCCGGCCATGGGCGCTCTCGTTTCCGTCTATGGTTTCGTGGCCGACCCGACGACGATTGCCGACCGCATTCTGTTTCTCGCACAGGTCATGCCTTCCGACGGCCTGAACATTTTCATCGATCAGTTGAAGGCCTTGGCGACAGAACAGAAAAGTGCGCTGAGCTTCGGCCTCATCTTCGGTCTTCTGGTGGCGCTGTGGAGTGCGAACAACGGCATCAAGGCGCTGTTCGAGGCCATGAACATTGCCTATGGCGAGGAAGAGAAGCGCAGTTTCTTCAAGCTGAACCTTGTGTCGCTGACCTTTACCTTTGGCGGGATTCTGGCGGCCATCATCATCATCGTGGCACTTGGCGTGGTTCCGGCCATGATTGCGTTTCTGCATCTGGATGAAACGGCAGAGATGCTGCTCAGCCTGTTGCGCTGGCCGTTGCTGCTGGTGCTGGCCACGATCGGCATCTGCATGCTGTATCGCTATGGGCCCAGCCGCGAACCGGCCAAGATGCGCTGGCTGACCTGGGGTGCAGCGTTTGCGGCACTGTTCTGGTTGCTCGGCTCTCTTGGCGTGACCTTCTATCTCTCGCATGTGGCGGACTACAACGCGACCTATGGCACGCTGGGCGCGCTGATCGGCTTTCTGTTCTGGACGTGGATTTCAGCAATCATCGTTATCCTTGGTGCCGAACTGAACGCGGAACTGGAACACCAGACGGCGATGGATTCCACCACCGGGAACCCGAAGCCACTCGGCCAGCGAGGTGCCGTCATGGCAGATACGGTAGGCGAAACGCTGACTTGA